The following proteins are co-located in the Leptospira weilii genome:
- a CDS encoding DUF370 domain-containing protein, with the protein MSQFSVLNVGFGNIVLVSKIVSIIHSDSASAKRIRNEAKSNSSLIDATQGKKTRSIIVTDSNHLILSNLRVESLAKRIESSDNSIASEEEDLD; encoded by the coding sequence ATGTCCCAGTTTAGCGTACTCAACGTAGGATTCGGAAATATCGTTCTGGTTTCTAAGATCGTTAGTATCATTCATTCGGATTCTGCATCCGCTAAAAGAATTCGGAACGAGGCTAAGAGCAACAGCAGTCTGATCGATGCGACTCAGGGCAAAAAAACTCGTTCGATCATTGTGACCGACAGCAATCATCTCATTCTTTCCAACCTAAGAGTGGAATCTCTTGCCAAAAGAATCGAATCCAGCGATAACTCGATCGCTTCCGAAGAGGAAGATCTAGACTGA
- the gmk gene encoding guanylate kinase yields the protein MQKLREKHPDILFSISCTTRAPRPGDKEGITYFFLTKEEFEKGIEDSVFLEWALVHDQYYGTPLKFIEEAFQKGSSVIMDIDVQGAKIIKEKLPGRIVTIFILPPNEKEWERRLRDRGTDSEESILKRIRNGKSELERQNEFDYKIVNDDLDQALVDLEKIILSKF from the coding sequence ATTCAAAAGCTTAGAGAAAAACATCCCGATATTCTTTTCTCGATTTCGTGTACTACCCGAGCTCCTCGTCCAGGAGACAAGGAGGGAATTACGTATTTCTTCCTAACAAAGGAAGAGTTCGAGAAGGGAATTGAGGATTCCGTGTTTTTAGAATGGGCTCTCGTTCACGATCAATACTACGGCACTCCTTTGAAATTTATCGAAGAGGCATTTCAAAAAGGTTCTTCCGTGATTATGGATATAGACGTTCAGGGAGCCAAAATCATCAAAGAAAAGCTTCCGGGGAGGATCGTGACGATTTTTATTCTTCCTCCGAACGAAAAGGAATGGGAAAGACGTCTTCGAGATAGGGGAACTGATTCGGAAGAAAGTATTTTGAAAAGAATCCGGAACGGTAAATCCGAGTTGGAACGTCAAAACGAATTCGATTATAAGATCGTAAACGACGATCTGGATCAGGCTCTTGTAGATTTGGAAAAAATCATTCTTTCGAAGTTTTAA
- a CDS encoding ATP-dependent DNA helicase, whose translation MNRSLEYFDKLSTIWDDFEPRKGQIQLSQKIEDSLFNGTHLIAEAGTGVGKSLAYLIPAALASIEKEEPVVISTETKSLQQQLLLKDIPMVSKILGTDLKAEVAMGASNYVCKRKMNHVLRDGTFGPEMIPHLNSFNQWIKTTESGRKQEFTGTASHDFWSRVTREADNCLGRNCPNFSHSYYFLEREKWKRCNILIVNHHLLAAHIASDFNILPEFNRVILDEAHNFPDIIGSSFRQEIRSQEIQKLLQQIWLPNKNTGIAVSISSNILKDLVTKAGETLTVFFNALSGEVPLNFYSPQRIKKPLRLDRGAFAAVLAEIAEILQKHLSKLSKDSEDISEKESALALEMLAGRINEIATGLETFRQVDDPNLVYWIEPPDQNSKEIYYKICMEPLSPDEIIRDLFASRMESIVFTSATLSTSGNDFKYFQKKIGDLQASNLTVPSPFPYQKNALLYVPKEIRDPVGDPDGYHADLAKQILWLIELTRGNTFVLFTSFKSLKLVYEAISPHTDLPLFSQSDLGPDGAKQMYLKTPNSVLFGVSTFWQGIDIRGDKLKSVIIAKLPFQVPNDPVLETKSEQLKESGGNPFAELQLPYACTVLKQGFGRLIRSGTDTGIVSILDPRMFTKSYGKDLLKSLPPAKLVQNREDLKREFANLPK comes from the coding sequence TTGAACCGTTCTTTAGAATACTTTGATAAACTCTCCACAATCTGGGACGATTTCGAACCCAGAAAAGGCCAGATTCAACTTTCCCAAAAGATAGAAGATTCCCTCTTTAACGGAACTCATTTGATTGCAGAGGCGGGAACGGGAGTCGGTAAGTCTCTCGCGTATTTAATTCCCGCGGCGCTTGCTTCGATCGAAAAAGAAGAACCAGTCGTCATTTCCACCGAAACTAAATCCCTTCAACAGCAACTTCTTCTAAAAGACATTCCGATGGTTTCCAAAATTCTAGGAACGGATCTAAAAGCGGAAGTCGCAATGGGCGCATCCAATTATGTGTGCAAAAGAAAGATGAATCACGTGTTGCGAGACGGAACCTTCGGCCCGGAGATGATTCCTCATCTGAATTCTTTCAACCAATGGATTAAAACCACCGAGTCCGGAAGAAAACAAGAATTTACAGGAACGGCTTCCCACGATTTTTGGAGCAGAGTCACAAGAGAGGCGGATAATTGCCTCGGAAGAAATTGTCCCAACTTTTCTCATTCTTATTATTTTTTAGAAAGGGAGAAATGGAAACGCTGTAACATTCTAATCGTAAACCATCACCTTTTGGCGGCGCATATCGCGAGTGATTTCAATATTCTTCCCGAATTCAATCGGGTGATTTTGGACGAAGCGCATAACTTTCCGGACATCATCGGTTCTTCTTTTCGCCAGGAAATTCGCTCTCAGGAAATCCAAAAACTTCTACAACAGATCTGGCTTCCGAATAAAAACACAGGAATTGCGGTTTCGATTTCCTCGAACATTCTCAAGGATTTAGTTACAAAGGCAGGCGAAACTCTAACCGTTTTTTTCAACGCGCTTTCCGGAGAAGTCCCTCTGAATTTTTACAGCCCTCAAAGGATCAAAAAACCTTTGAGGTTGGATCGAGGCGCATTTGCCGCGGTACTTGCCGAGATCGCCGAAATCCTCCAAAAACATCTTTCCAAATTGTCCAAGGATAGCGAAGATATCTCGGAAAAAGAATCCGCGCTCGCCTTAGAGATGTTAGCCGGAAGGATCAACGAAATTGCAACCGGTCTCGAAACTTTTCGTCAAGTGGACGATCCGAATCTTGTGTATTGGATCGAACCTCCCGATCAGAATTCAAAAGAGATCTATTATAAAATTTGCATGGAACCTTTGAGTCCGGACGAGATCATTCGCGACTTATTCGCCTCTCGGATGGAGTCGATCGTGTTTACGTCAGCGACCCTTTCCACATCCGGAAACGATTTTAAATACTTTCAAAAAAAGATCGGAGACTTACAGGCTTCCAATCTTACGGTTCCTTCTCCTTTTCCGTATCAAAAGAACGCCCTTTTGTATGTTCCGAAAGAAATTCGGGATCCGGTGGGAGATCCGGACGGTTATCACGCCGATCTTGCAAAACAAATCCTTTGGCTCATCGAACTGACCCGAGGTAACACATTCGTTTTGTTCACTTCTTTTAAGTCCTTGAAGCTGGTTTACGAAGCGATTTCTCCCCATACCGATCTTCCGCTATTTTCTCAGTCCGATCTGGGGCCGGACGGAGCCAAGCAGATGTATTTAAAAACCCCCAACAGCGTACTTTTCGGAGTTTCTACGTTTTGGCAGGGAATCGATATCCGTGGAGACAAACTCAAATCGGTCATCATCGCCAAACTTCCGTTTCAGGTTCCGAACGATCCGGTCTTGGAAACCAAAAGCGAACAGTTAAAAGAATCCGGCGGAAATCCTTTCGCGGAGTTACAACTTCCATACGCTTGCACAGTTCTCAAACAAGGATTCGGACGTTTGATCCGTTCCGGTACGGACACGGGGATTGTTTCTATTTTAGATCCGAGAATGTTCACAAAATCTTATGGAAAAGATCTTTTGAAATCCCTTCCTCCCGCCAAATTGGTTCAGAACCGGGAAGATTTAAAGAGAGAATTCGCCAATCTGCCGAAATAA
- a CDS encoding sodium-dependent transporter, translating to MSKEPPKESWKSRTGLILTVASGAIGLGNFIRFPGQAVANGGGAFMVPYIISFILVGIPVCVTEWIMGRMGGRTGHSAPFLFKSFLSGFPLRIVGAIGITIPILIYIYYIFIEAWCLAYSFEFLTGQIQFNTNGHTPQSQIIQAAGNYYLDLTGARQNGDAISGKIFYATITCFILNFALVYRGISKGIETFAKIAVPLMLISSAIILVRVLTLDNIEIGLGKMWNPDWSSLLKSEVWIAAAGQIFFTLSAGFGIALVFSSYLKRDNDVVLSSLSAASLNEFVEVAIGGMITIPVAFLFLGASINDFGTFGMGFIALPSVFSLMPGGEWFGAIWFFVLFLAAITSSVTMLQPGIIFLEESFGLRRRTSCLILFLFTANLSFPILYFNQNFQALELADFWVGTILIFILASIQIFLFGWKIGAKKGIEDGNEGSHFELPRFFWFVIQYITPAFLVVVFIAFLIQNLPGHFERMSVDTMISQAIARGTSVEAARMKALISRSVFFGILIVFSLIVLLVHYALKYKENRVNSK from the coding sequence ATGAGTAAAGAACCCCCAAAAGAAAGCTGGAAATCCAGAACTGGACTCATCCTCACCGTGGCGAGTGGAGCGATCGGCCTCGGAAATTTCATTCGATTTCCCGGACAAGCGGTGGCAAACGGCGGAGGAGCCTTCATGGTTCCCTACATCATCAGCTTCATTCTTGTCGGAATCCCAGTCTGCGTCACGGAATGGATCATGGGAAGAATGGGAGGTCGCACCGGTCATAGCGCCCCTTTTTTATTCAAAAGTTTCTTATCCGGCTTTCCCCTCCGAATCGTGGGGGCCATCGGAATTACGATCCCCATTCTCATATACATATATTACATTTTCATAGAAGCCTGGTGTCTTGCTTATTCTTTTGAATTTTTAACCGGACAGATTCAATTCAACACGAACGGACACACACCTCAATCCCAAATCATCCAAGCCGCGGGAAATTACTATTTGGATCTGACCGGAGCCAGACAAAATGGAGACGCAATTTCCGGTAAAATCTTTTACGCCACGATCACTTGTTTTATTCTCAACTTCGCTCTAGTTTATCGCGGAATTTCCAAGGGAATCGAAACCTTCGCCAAGATCGCGGTTCCCTTAATGTTGATCTCTTCCGCGATCATTCTCGTTCGAGTTCTTACGTTAGACAACATAGAGATTGGCCTCGGAAAAATGTGGAATCCGGATTGGTCCTCCCTTTTAAAATCCGAGGTCTGGATCGCCGCGGCGGGTCAGATTTTTTTCACTTTGTCTGCCGGTTTCGGAATCGCACTCGTTTTTTCAAGTTATCTCAAACGGGACAACGACGTAGTTCTTTCCTCTCTTTCCGCCGCTTCCTTAAACGAATTCGTAGAAGTTGCAATCGGCGGTATGATTACGATCCCGGTCGCCTTTCTTTTCTTAGGCGCTTCGATCAACGATTTCGGCACGTTCGGTATGGGATTCATCGCACTTCCGTCCGTTTTTTCTTTGATGCCCGGAGGGGAGTGGTTCGGTGCGATTTGGTTCTTCGTTCTCTTTCTTGCGGCAATCACATCTTCCGTTACGATGTTACAACCGGGAATCATATTTTTGGAAGAATCCTTCGGACTTAGAAGACGGACTTCCTGTCTGATCTTATTCCTGTTCACCGCAAATCTTTCTTTTCCGATCCTTTACTTCAATCAAAACTTTCAGGCGCTCGAACTCGCCGACTTTTGGGTCGGGACCATTCTGATCTTCATACTTGCAAGTATTCAAATTTTCTTATTCGGTTGGAAAATCGGAGCCAAAAAAGGCATCGAAGACGGAAACGAAGGTTCTCATTTTGAACTTCCCAGATTTTTTTGGTTCGTGATTCAATACATAACCCCAGCGTTTTTAGTCGTCGTATTTATCGCCTTTCTCATCCAAAATCTTCCCGGCCATTTCGAAAGAATGAGCGTGGACACTATGATCTCACAGGCAATCGCTCGGGGAACTTCCGTAGAAGCGGCCCGTATGAAAGCGCTCATCTCAAGATCCGTTTTTTTCGGAATTCTGATCGTCTTCAGTTTGATTGTGCTTCTCGTACACTACGCCCTGAAATATAAAGAAAATAGAGTAAATTCGAAATGA